The following coding sequences lie in one Phaeodactylum tricornutum CCAP 1055/1 chromosome 12, whole genome shotgun sequence genomic window:
- a CDS encoding predicted protein, with the protein MPPSGWKAIGADRDLRSQKQPTFWVPELIRIVTMSLLKYLFFAELVSSIGGFYLPSCSSRGGGTPLWVKRPDFPQPLSLDRRRALEGLLAGVATGAFFPFSCYALDFDAFMSKELESSSASKTQSLSSDAALCKYGQPSAQTGEACVRAGLPTTRAKGGVDAFGNINRGDFVRCKKVYENKNDSWVESWNCE; encoded by the coding sequence ATGCCGCCAAGCGGATGGAAAGCTATCGGAGCCGATCGCGATCTTCGAAGTCAAAAGCAGCCTACTTTTTGGGTTCCAGAACTAATTCGTATCGTCACTATGTCGCTGTTGAAGTACCTTTTTTTTGCCGAGTTGGTTTCCTCCATTGGTGGATTTTATTTACCATCTTGTTCATCACGAGGCGGCGGAACCCCACTATGGGTGAAGCGTCCAGATTTTCCTCAGCCTTTATCGTTGGATCGCCGGCGGGCTTTGGAGGGACTACTGGCAGGAGTAGCAACTGGGGCATTTTTCCCGTTTTCTTGCTACGCGCTTGATTTCGATGCCTTTATGAgcaaagaattggaaagcagCTCGGCGAGCAAAACTCAGTCTCTTTCAAGCGACGCAGCACTCTGTAAGTATGGCCAACCAAGTGCACAGACCGGAGAAGCTTGTGTGCGAGCAGGGCTTCCCACCACGAGAGCGAAGGGGGGCGTCGATGCGTTCGGAAACATTAACCGTGGTGATTTTGTAAGATGCAAAAAAGTATATGAGAACAAAAATGACAGCTGGGTCGAATCGTGGAACTGTGAGTAA
- a CDS encoding predicted protein has product MASDTAIPPQELHTVSPNVVLLENEPPFYDALHVNYVSGLAAKLDTPSSYEGALTAHLRMSGVYWSLTALSLLLPSDQEVDRLMGVHVVVNNTRQAIVDWVLDDCYDAPAGGFGGNASQDAHILYTLSALQILALADRLDDPRLQRDAIVKFVVGLQQPDGSFVGDCITVGSHNDSESCGEIDTRFTYCALSCLSILGCLEKLDVSAAARYILQCRNLDGGFGSVIGAESHAGQVFCCVGALAIAQSLHLLGTDGIDLLGWWLSERQVDSGGLNGRPEKQADVCYSWWILSALSILGKMEWINGDKLAGFILRCQDDEDGGIADRPDDMADVFHTFFGIAGLSLLGHLHDNTENKPYRYIDPVYALPTDIVRRLGLT; this is encoded by the coding sequence ATGGCGTCCGACACCGCCATTCCGCCACAAGAGCTCCACACCGTCAGCCCTAATGTAGTGCTGCTCGAAAACGAACCGCCCTTTTACGATGCGCTTCATGTGAACTACGTGTCGGGTTTGGCCGCCAAACTCGACACTCCGTCTTCGTACGAAGGCGCCCTCACCGCTCATCTGCGCATGTCTGGTGTGTACTGGTCTTTGACCGCGCTTTCTCTCTTGCTACCATCGGATCAAGAGGTTGATCGACTCATGGGTGTACACGTTGTGGTGAACAACACGCGTCAAGCGATAGTCGACTGGGTACTGGACGATTGCTACGATGCTCCAGCTGGTGGATTCGGGGGAAACGCTTCCCAAGACGCTCACATCCTGTATACCTTGTCCGCCTTGCAAATTCTTGCACTGGCGGATCGACTCGACGATCCACGGTTGCAGCGCGACGCCATTGTGAAATTTGTCGTCGGCTTGCAGCAACCGGACGGATCGTTCGTCGGAGACTGCATCACCGTTGGTAGCCACAACGACAGCGAATCCTGCGGTGAGATCGACACCCGCTTTACTTACTGCGCACTTTCGTGTCTTTCCATCCTTGGCTGTCTCGAAAAGCTGGACGTATCTGCCGCTGCCCGATACATTCTGCAGTGTCGGAATTTGGACGGTGGTTTCGGATCCGTGATTGGGGCCGAGTCCCACGCCGGACAAGTCTTTTGTTGCGTCGGGGCGTTGGCCATTGCCCAGTCgctgcatttgcttggtaCAGACGGCATCGACCTATTAGGTTGGTGGTTGTCCGAGCGGCAAGTCGATTCGGGAGGTTTAAACGGGAGACCCGAAAAACAAGCCGATGTCTGTTACTCTTGGTGGATCCTCTCGGCGCTCTCGATATTGGGGAAAATGGAGTGGATCAACGGAGACAAGCTAGCGGGCTTTATTCTACGTTgccaagacgacgaggacggaGGTATCGCGGATCGACCGGACGATATGGCTGATGTCTTTCATACTTTCTTCGGGATTGCCGGACTTAGCCTGCTGGGTCACTTGCACGACAACACGGAAAACAAGCCCTATCGGTACATTGACCCGGTTTACGCTTTGCCCACTGATATTGTCCGTCGACTGGGCCTCACC
- a CDS encoding predicted protein, translating to MLHIIFPVALLAVSTLSSTVAFLHPRTSRQFQHTSALPHRLQTRLFRVKHSIELPPNEFSRKLQPSRILKIKRDYDIDIEASQEECQALADRFDLSDIAKLSASLKLRQERIGGSRAGTNGVEVEGSVTATVTQRCVRTNEEFQVNLEFPLYCIVRPVVPLATLMQENVKAVRRDEPADSKPRKNSYRGQDRNVGEMDMMELQRMLQQDISSEDDALMEDEAIYPLDGLFDVGELVSQLFWLKLDPYPKKPGTDFFSASISG from the coding sequence ATGCTCCACATTATTTTCCCTGTCGCGTTGCTGGCTGTCTCGACGCTGTCCTCGACAGTCGCTTTTTTGCACCCTAGAACATCTCGGCAGTTTCAACATACATCAGCCTTACCGCATCGATTGCAAACTCGCCTTTTCAGGGTAAAACACTCAATAGAGCTCCCACCCAATGAGTTTTCTCGCAAGCTGCAGCCGAGCCGTATTTTGAAGATCAAACGCGACTACGATATTGACATCGAGGCTTCGCAGGAAGAGTGTCAGGCCCTTGCAGACCGTTTTGACCTTTCCGATATTGCAAAGCTGAGTGCTTCGCTCAAATTACGCCAAGAACGGATCGGGGGATCTCGCGCTGGGACGAATGGTGTGGAGGTGGAAGGATCCGTTACTGCCACCGTAACGCAACGCTGCGTTCGCACAAATGAAGAGTTTCAGGTCAATCTGGAATTTCCACTATACTGTATTGTTCGGCCAGTAGTTCCCCTTGCCACCTTGATGCAAGAAAATGTTAAGGCTGTCAGACGAGACGAGCCTGCTGACTCAAAACCGAGAAAGAACTCATATAGGGGACAAGATCGAAATGTCGGTGAAATGGATATGATGGAGCTGCAGCGGATGTTGCAGCAAGATATTTCTTCAGAAGACGACGCATTGATGGAAGACGAAGCAATATACCCTCTGGACGGCCTATTTGATGTAGGAGAGCTTGTTTCACAACTGTTTTGGCTGAAGCTGGACCCATATCCGAAGAAGCCAGGAACTGACTTTTTCTCAGCATCAATATCCGGTTAA
- a CDS encoding predicted protein, whose translation MSTPWKSCFRDGLLEGKVALVTGGGTGIGLSIATELASLGAIVVIASRNRQTCQEAADRMNATQVSGKIVAGPSTSIRKEDEVRNLIAWVLESFDALHLLVNNAGGQFISAAEDISKGGFSAVVETNLTGTFLVCREAFTQYMDKHGGAIVNITLGNRNGMPMMSHSGASRAGVENLTATLSTEWMESNVRVNCVRPGIIWTESGFENYGPAGEMFVERLLPAMPARRFGSPEEVSSAVVWLLSEGASYVTGTVLNVDGASAYTLLPLRDIEDKEHLPFYGTLPRKARL comes from the coding sequence ATGTCCACACCTTGGAAGAGCTGTTTTCGAGACGGTCTATTGGAGGGGAAAGTGGCGCTGGTAACAGGTGGAGGGACGGGCATCGGTCTTTCGATTGCGACCGAACTAGCTAGTCTGGGTGCGATCGTTGTGATTGCCTCACGTAATCGTCAAACTTGCCAAGAAGCCGCAGACCGGATGAACGCAACTCAGGTATCGGGAAAGATTGTTGCGGGGCCTTCGACCAGCATTCGCAAAGAGGATGAGGTTCGCAACTTGATAGCTTgggttttggaaagctttgaTGCTTTACATCTGCTGGTCAACAACGCTGGCGGGCAATTCATTTCCGCTGCCGAAGACATTTCGAAGGGAGGGTTTTCGGCTGTCGTCGAAACTAATTTGACAGGCACATTCCTGGTGTGCCGAGAAGCGTTCACGCAATATATGGATAAACACGGAGGAGCCATTGTCAATATTACCCTCGGAAACCGGAACGGCATGCCAATGATGAGCCACTCGGGTGCATCTCGGGCCGGCGTAGAAAATTTAACCGCGACTCTAAGTACTGAATGGATGGAATCGAATGTGAGAGTCAATTGTGTAAGACCGGGAATTATTTGGACGGAGAGCGGCTTTGAAAACTACGGACCAGCGGGAGAAATGTTTGTGGAACGATTGTTACCCGCCATGCCGGCCAGGCGTTTTGGATCGCCCGAGGAAGTGTCGTCGGCCGTCGTTTGGCTGCTCAGCGAAGGTGCTTCCTACGTAACGGGGACAGTACTGAATGTGGACGGTGCCAGTGCCTATACCTTGCTGCCGTTGCGAGACATCGAAGACAAGGAGCATTTGCCGTTTTATGGAACGCTTCCAAGAAAAGCAAGGTTGTAA
- a CDS encoding predicted protein has product MALPRRRISDRVVRVVPYLNFALSAIFLLSFHVYAADTLTSDNATLWERLTKGPEALEPLDKVLFAVLILLSFELLDFFSKHSGSWFRSKLIPVRGKHLDELTVKDQLFIGISKAATAPFVYFYLRFAYFEPNVVWDLANLRFANTVAPLLALFIVYDFFYTILHWALHIKAIYGYIHKHHHHQKAPSRANVDAVNVHPVEFFLGEYNHLWTLFLCTRVAQIHILGSLLFLAIGGFLAGINHTRYDMVVSFWGVRIFDSKAHDVHHRIPQSNYGQYTMFWDWVFQSYR; this is encoded by the exons ATGGCCTTGCCTCGCCGGCGAATCTCCGACCGCGTTGTCCGAGTGGTTCCTTACTTGAACTTTGCACTGAGTGcaatctttttgctttcgtttcACGTCTATGCCGCGGATACGCTGACTTCCGACAACGCGACGCTTTGGGAGCGTCTCACAAAAGGTCCAGAAGCCTTGGAACCCTTGGACAAGGTCTTGTTTGCCGTCCTAATTCTTCTAAGCTTTGAGCTTTTGGATTTCTTTAGTAAGCATTCGGGAT CTTGGTTCCGTTCCAAACTCATTCCCGTACGGGGTAAGCACTTGGAtgaattgactgtaaaagaTCAACTCTTTATTGGTATCAGTAAGGCTGCCACAGCCCCTTTCGTGTACTTCTACCTGCGCTTTGCATATTTCGAACCCAATGTCGTTTGGGATTTGGCTAACCTACGATTCGCCAATACCGTTGCTCCCTTACTGGCATTGTTCATCGTCTACGATTTCTTCTACACCATTCTGCATTGGGCTCTCCACATTAAAGCCATTTACGGATACATTCACAAACACCATCATCACCAAAAAGCACCCAGTCGGGCCAATGTGGATGCCGTTAATGTGCATCCCGTGGAATTCTTTCTGGGCGAGTACAATCACTTGTGGACGCTGTTTCTCTGTACGAGAGTTGCACAGATTCACATCCTGGGAAGTCTCCTGTTTTTAGCCATTGGTGGATTCTTGGCCGGAATTAACCATACCCGCTACGACATGGTCGTTTCTTTCTGGGGGGTCCGAATTTTTGATTCCAAAGCACATGACGTACACCACCGCATTCCTCAAAGCAACTACGGACAGTACACCATGTTTTGGGATTGGGTTTTTCAATCCTACCGGTAA
- a CDS encoding predicted protein, giving the protein MIGIFVLGYMGIIFEEVFEFNKAGVALLMSTGLWVTYADFYNSAGTASTAVLEQLAEQLSEVSDICFFLLAASTIVEVVDAHQGFKVVTNQIKTTSKKSLFWTIGFLTFFLSAILNNLTITIVMVSLLRKLVPNVDDRRLFGAMVVVAANAGGVWTPIGDVTTTMLWINNQLSTIPTVLDLFLPSLACLVASLAFLVNKVEEDDSLKASTLPEPTPLSQRGQLVFYSGIAALLSVPVFSELTGLPPYLAMLTGLGAMWTLTDIIHMGDKEEGLKVPAALSKLDTSGILFFLGILMSIGALDKSGLLKSLAVFLSDNLPSLDIIATVIGIASALIDNVPLVAATMGMYDLSEYGTDDKLWQLIALCAGTGGSILVIGSASGVALMGLEKVDFLWYAKNGTSPELQHIWPSTQSFTVIC; this is encoded by the exons ATGATTGGAATCTTTGTACTCGGCTACATGGGCATTATTTTCGAAGAAGTCTTTGAATTTAATAAAGCCGGCGTCGCGCTCTTGATGAGCACCGGATTATGGGTGACCTACGCGGACTTTTACAACAGTGCCGGTACGGCGTCCACGGCTGTACTGGAGCAACTGGCGGAACAACTCTCGGAAGTATCCGATATTTGCTTTTTCCTCCTGGCCGCTTCGACAATTGTGGAAGTGGTGGACGCCCATCAAGGGTTCAAAGTTGTCACCAACCAAATAAAGAccacttccaaaaagtctcTGTTTTGGACCATTGGATTCCTGaccttctttttgtcggcCATTCTTAATAACTTGACCATCACAATTGTCATGGTCAGTCTACTGCGCAAGCTCGTGCCCAACGTAGATGATCGTCGTTTATTCGGAGCCATGGTTGTCGTGGCGGCCAACGCTGGTGGTGTTTGGACGCCAATCGGGGACGTGACCACGACCATGCTATGGATTAACAATCAACTATCAACGATTCCGACCGTTCTCGATCTCTTTCTACCGTCGCTAGCATGCTTGGTAGcttccttggcctttttggtCAACAaggtggaagaagacgactcTTTAAAGGCATCGACACTACCGGAACCGACCCCGTTGTCGCAACGTGGGCAGTTGGTCTTCTACAGTGGAATTGCCGCTCTGTTATCGGTGCCTGTCTTTAGCGAACTGACAGGACTGCCACCGTATCTGGCCATGTTAACGGGTCTTGGGGCCATGTGGACCCTGACCGACATCATTCACATGGGAGACAAAGAGGAAGGGCTCAAAGTGCCGGcggccttgtccaaattAGATACATCCGGCATTCTATTTTTCCTCGGAATTCTCATGAGTATTGGCGCATTGGACAAGAGCGGCTTGCTCAAAAGTCTAGCCGTCTTTCTGTCGGACAACTTGCCCAGTCTCGATATTATTGCTACCGTTATTGGTATCGCATCGGCCTTGATCGATAACGTTCCGTTGGTCGCGGCAACCATGGGTATGTATGATCTATCCGAATATGGTACGGACGATAAACTCTGGCAGTTGATCGCGTTGTGTGCTGGTACAGGGGGTTCCATTCTAGTAATTGGCTCCGCCAGTGGCGTGGCCCTCATGGGACTGGAGAAGGTGGACTTTTTGTGGTACGCCAAGAAT GGTACTTCGCCGGAATTGCAACATATTTGGCCCAGTACGCAATCTTTCACGGTGATCTGCTGA
- a CDS encoding predicted protein encodes MTRNGRIKNASATLAILVAFVILQLQKDRDMKFRTSSPPNEQRMHHRNATHLAPTTNSVIPRRNGTLCDDLHPLQALERYKAQHSQAIMLSESPADAVHRRYAIGYYSCPFQAGNRLHHFFNAMIWAIVTNRTLLWKYYDAKTCRLVSQRRSQPHHDRQICLVANTEAECEVVLHRKASWIPSLEEWAPKQLGSNTTLTSLSYWSTHRPPSDPTRSKVRWRDIDSKHQGVDLWTEFQIVDFPQMLGKDAGNVLGDEKGRLDMLATDSARDAARNLFAEGSHFTYGMLFREVFDLRPSVLSLDSTSVLDAVSLSNPFSIALHSRHSKPEDNGSDVSTELKCLTSLTLNRTQGDKCVVYLLSDRVRTLEQLTNHVNENLNCTAVVANHDGGHHIRGEHGPFAGADFFRDLDLASRARNGFAGSTRSSSSLLQEWIEYDRTIESCSPRTKGVLPPLPKLNTCKLPK; translated from the exons ATGACGAGAAATGGAAGAATCAAAAATGCATCAGCCACTCTGGCGATTTTGGTTGCTTTTGTGATTCTACAGCTACAGAAGGACCGAGATATGAAATTTCGAACATCCTCACCACCGAATGAACAACGCATGCACCACAGGAATGCTACTCACTTGGCGCCCACAACGAACAGTGTTATCCCTAGACGTAACGGGACGCTATGTGATGATCTTCATCCTTTACAAGCTTTAGAGCGTTACAAAGCTCAACACTCGCAAGCAATCATGCTAAGTGAATCCCCTGCTGATGCCGTCCATCGCAGGTATGCCATTGGCTACTACTCCTGTCCTTTCCAAGCCGGCAACCGCTTACATCATTTCTTCAATGCCATGATTTGGGCCATAGTTACCAATCGCACTCTCTTGTGGAAGTACTACGATGCTAAAACGTGTCGTCTTGTGTCACAGAGAAGAAGCCAGCCACATCACGACAGACAAATTTGCCTAGTCGCCAACACCGAAGCAGAATGCGAAGTGGTGCTTCATCGAAAGGCATCTTGGATTCCTTCGCTGGAAGAATGGGCGCCTAAGCAGCTGGGGAGTAACACCACTTTAACGTCACTTTCGTATTGGAGTACTCATCGTCCTCCATCCGACCCGACTCGTTCCAAGGTTCGTTGGCGGGATATTGATTCGAAACACCAAGGTGTGGACCTTTGGACTGAATTTCAGATTGTTGACTTTCCACAAATGTTAGGGAAGGATGCGGGAAATGTTTTAGGAGACGAAAAAGGACGCCTCGACATGTTGGCGACCGATTCAGCGCGGGATGCAGCGCGGAACTTGTTTGCTGAAGGCTCACATTTCACTTACGGTATG CTTTTTCGAGAAGTATTTGACCTTCGACCGAGCGTGCTTTCTTTAGACAGCACGTCTGTGCTCGACGCCGTCAGTTTAAGTAATCCCTTTTCCATTGCCTTACATTCCCGACATTCCAAGCCTGAGGACAACGGTTCTGACGTTTCTACAGAACTAAAGTGTTTGACAAGTCTCACTCTAAATCGTACACAAGGAGATAAATGTGTCGTGTACCTCCTATCCGATCGGGTCAGAACACTCGAGCAATTGACGAATCATGTGAACGAGAATCTGAACTGTACagctgttgttgcaaacCACGACGGTGGTCACCACATCAGGGGAGAACACGGTCCTTTCGCGGGAGCTGACTTTTTCCGGGACCTCGACCTCGCCTCTCGTGCACGAAACGGCTTCGCTGGTTCTACCCGGAGCTCATCGAGTCTATTGCAAGAGTGGATCGAGTACGATCGTACGATCGAGTCTTGCAGCCCCAGAACGAAAGGGGTCCTGCCGCCCCTACCGAAACTCAATACGTGTAAATTACCAAAATAG